One Desulfobulbus oligotrophicus DNA segment encodes these proteins:
- a CDS encoding MBL fold metallo-hydrolase yields MLSRLHHLVLIPLFIFCFLSVCQAQAPQILTQVPGYYRMQLGQFEVTALYDGATELDKGLLHHAKPEEIDQLLARMFVGNPKMQTAVNAYLINTGTHLILVDTGGGQLFGPGLGRTITNLQAAGYDTAQVDTVLLTHLHGDHVGGLTDTAGTPLFPQATIRVAQAEHDYWLSGQQAAAAPEKARAFFKIAQETAAPYLRSDRWKTFDYGPIVPGILAVKTEGHTPGHTAFKVESDGRQLLIWGDIVHSHAVQFSRPDVSIDFDVDPKQAKATRKALLRDTSTTQILVAGMHLPFPGIGRVRADGVESYAWVPIEFGMSDAFKKK; encoded by the coding sequence ATGCTGTCCCGCCTCCATCATCTTGTACTGATACCACTCTTTATCTTCTGCTTTCTGTCCGTCTGCCAGGCACAGGCGCCTCAAATTCTGACACAGGTTCCCGGGTATTACCGGATGCAGCTCGGTCAGTTTGAGGTCACTGCCCTGTATGATGGCGCAACTGAACTGGATAAGGGCCTGCTCCACCACGCCAAACCGGAAGAGATCGACCAGCTCCTGGCCCGGATGTTTGTCGGCAATCCCAAGATGCAAACCGCTGTCAACGCCTATCTGATCAATACCGGCACGCACCTCATTCTGGTGGACACCGGTGGAGGACAACTCTTTGGCCCTGGCCTTGGCAGGACGATCACCAACCTGCAGGCCGCCGGGTATGACACTGCCCAGGTGGACACAGTGCTTCTCACCCATCTGCACGGCGATCATGTGGGCGGGCTGACCGATACAGCCGGCACGCCGCTCTTTCCCCAAGCAACGATCCGGGTTGCACAGGCTGAACATGACTACTGGTTGTCCGGACAGCAGGCAGCAGCAGCACCCGAAAAAGCACGAGCCTTTTTCAAAATTGCACAGGAGACTGCAGCACCTTATCTGCGCTCAGACCGGTGGAAAACGTTTGACTATGGCCCGATAGTTCCGGGAATACTGGCAGTCAAGACTGAAGGCCATACACCGGGCCATACCGCCTTCAAGGTAGAGTCTGATGGCCGGCAACTCCTGATCTGGGGAGATATTGTACATTCGCACGCAGTTCAGTTCAGCCGGCCTGATGTCTCCATTGACTTTGATGTCGATCCCAAACAGGCCAAAGCCACCCGCAAAGCACTGCTGCGCGATACATCGACCACTCAGATTCTGGTGGCAGGCATGCACCTCCCCTTCCCCGGCATCGGCCGTGTCCGTGCCGATGGTGTGGAGAGCTATGCCTGGGTGCCGATTGAATTCGGGATGAGCGATGCTTTTAAGAAGAAGTGA
- a CDS encoding nitrite/sulfite reductase domain-containing protein, with translation MEDNHKTYLVLPQFDAGLLSPEDLEHLAALAQKYRVPKTKITGAQRVAFLGMEPEALEALRKELRLPDTLPHKRGQLHYVQACPGSTWCRYGHRDALGLSERIKTIDLAGPLPAKVKVGISGCRFNCCESWMRDVGLTGESRGWRLIFGGNAAGRPRIGDVVAQELTDDEAVTLVTRTLNYYIREARFKTRSARFVERLGIETLKKAVLG, from the coding sequence ATGGAAGACAATCACAAGACATATCTCGTGCTCCCTCAATTTGATGCTGGTTTGCTGAGTCCTGAAGACCTGGAACATCTGGCCGCCCTGGCACAAAAGTACAGGGTGCCGAAAACAAAGATCACGGGTGCGCAACGCGTGGCCTTTTTAGGGATGGAACCGGAAGCCCTGGAGGCCCTGCGCAAGGAACTGCGTCTTCCTGATACATTGCCGCACAAACGCGGACAGTTGCATTATGTGCAGGCCTGCCCCGGCAGTACCTGGTGCCGTTACGGGCATCGGGACGCTTTGGGGTTAAGTGAGCGCATCAAAACAATCGACCTGGCAGGCCCTTTACCGGCTAAAGTCAAGGTCGGCATATCCGGTTGTCGCTTTAACTGCTGCGAATCGTGGATGCGTGATGTCGGGCTCACCGGAGAAAGTAGAGGGTGGCGATTGATTTTTGGCGGGAACGCCGCCGGCCGGCCACGTATCGGAGATGTGGTTGCACAGGAATTGACTGATGATGAGGCGGTGACTTTGGTAACGAGGACACTCAACTACTATATTCGCGAGGCCAGGTTCAAGACCAGGTCCGCCCGGTTTGTGGAACGGTTGGGCATTGAGACGTTGAAAAAGGCGGTTCTCGGTTGA
- a CDS encoding sigma-54-dependent transcriptional regulator, giving the protein MGVQGKARVLIVDDERVHRFMLSSLFEEWGWEAQEADDGSTAVLAVEQGPFDAILMDVRMTVMDGMEALKRIHAINPAIPVVIMTAYSSVDSAVAAIKQGAHDYLTKPLDFDRLRTTLEVAMGHRQQDSETVDFGRPFGNDGRIIGKSAPMQALWEMIVHVAPTEATVLINGESGTGKELVAAALHHQSQRNKGPFIKVNCAALAETLLESELFGHERGAFTGADRRREGRFVQAHGGTLFLDEIGETSPAMQAKLLRVLQEHELQRVGGQETIQVDVRILAATNRDLEEEVAAGRFREDLYYRLNVVELEVPPLRERQGDIPLLANYFLCKFSEKNGRAVSGITPDCMDVFNRYPWPGNVRELEHSIERGVILMRGDYLDLDALPAAIQRWAGLNAPKETEEPSTLKEAEKMLILKTLEETGGNRSEAARRLQITRKTLLNKIKSYNIS; this is encoded by the coding sequence GTGGGTGTGCAGGGCAAAGCCAGGGTGTTGATCGTTGACGATGAACGGGTACACCGATTCATGTTAAGTTCACTGTTTGAGGAGTGGGGGTGGGAAGCTCAGGAGGCGGATGACGGATCCACTGCTGTTCTGGCTGTTGAACAGGGGCCTTTTGATGCAATTCTCATGGATGTGCGTATGACGGTCATGGACGGTATGGAGGCCCTGAAACGTATCCATGCGATTAATCCGGCTATTCCGGTTGTTATTATGACAGCCTACTCGTCGGTGGACTCTGCCGTGGCTGCCATCAAGCAGGGCGCACATGATTATCTGACCAAGCCGCTTGACTTTGACCGGCTCCGCACAACCCTGGAAGTGGCCATGGGCCATCGTCAACAGGACAGTGAGACAGTGGATTTTGGCCGGCCTTTTGGTAATGACGGCAGAATTATCGGGAAGTCAGCCCCCATGCAGGCCCTCTGGGAAATGATTGTGCATGTTGCCCCCACAGAGGCCACTGTCCTGATCAACGGTGAATCAGGGACAGGTAAGGAGCTGGTAGCAGCGGCTTTGCATCATCAGAGTCAGCGAAACAAGGGGCCTTTTATCAAGGTGAACTGTGCGGCCCTGGCTGAGACACTTTTGGAATCTGAACTTTTCGGCCATGAACGAGGGGCTTTTACCGGTGCTGATCGAAGGCGTGAGGGCCGGTTTGTTCAGGCTCATGGCGGTACTCTTTTTCTCGACGAGATTGGCGAAACGTCACCGGCCATGCAGGCAAAGCTGCTCAGGGTTCTTCAGGAACATGAGTTGCAACGGGTCGGCGGGCAGGAGACCATTCAGGTTGATGTGAGAATTCTTGCGGCAACCAATCGCGATCTGGAAGAAGAGGTGGCAGCAGGTCGTTTCCGTGAAGATCTGTACTATCGCCTCAACGTTGTCGAGCTGGAGGTACCGCCGCTCCGTGAACGGCAGGGCGACATTCCCCTGTTGGCAAACTATTTTCTTTGTAAATTCTCGGAAAAAAATGGGCGGGCAGTCAGTGGCATCACACCGGACTGCATGGACGTCTTCAATCGGTATCCCTGGCCCGGGAATGTGCGTGAGCTGGAACATTCAATCGAGCGTGGCGTGATTCTGATGCGTGGTGACTATCTGGACCTGGATGCACTGCCCGCAGCAATCCAGCGATGGGCTGGTCTTAATGCACCAAAAGAGACCGAGGAGCCGTCCACTTTAAAAGAAGCAGAGAAGATGCTCATCCTTAAAACACTTGAAGAGACCGGCGGTAATCGGAGCGAAGCTGCCCGGCGTCTGCAAATTACCCGGAAGACCCTCTTGAACAAGATTAAAAGTTATAATATAAGTTGA
- a CDS encoding ATP-binding protein, producing the protein MKVLRKIIKIDEELCDGCGLCVPDCAEGSLQIINGKARLVADNLCDGLGACLGSCPTGALQIIEREADAFDEEAVEHYLAAQQEQKIDSVLPQGSGCPSAQLQTFAPLTPCQAANAPSLQTGSALSHWPVQIRLIPPTAPFLDNCDLLVAADCTAVAYAGLQKDFITGRVVMMGCPKFDDQELYVQRFIEIFRTRKLNSLTILIMEVPCCHSMLQIIRTALAAVKPDFPIRQVIVSTHGEIKGESTW; encoded by the coding sequence ATGAAAGTATTGCGAAAAATTATAAAGATAGATGAAGAATTGTGCGATGGATGCGGGCTCTGTGTTCCGGATTGCGCTGAAGGCTCCTTACAGATCATCAACGGCAAGGCCCGTTTAGTGGCGGATAACCTCTGTGATGGTCTGGGCGCCTGCCTGGGATCGTGTCCGACCGGGGCTTTGCAGATTATAGAGCGGGAAGCCGATGCGTTTGATGAAGAGGCCGTGGAGCACTATCTCGCAGCGCAGCAGGAACAAAAGATCGATTCTGTACTCCCGCAAGGTTCGGGCTGCCCATCAGCGCAGTTACAGACGTTTGCACCGCTGACACCCTGCCAGGCCGCCAACGCACCCAGTCTGCAAACCGGTTCTGCGCTGTCACACTGGCCGGTCCAGATCCGGCTTATCCCACCAACAGCGCCGTTTCTGGACAACTGTGATCTCCTGGTCGCTGCAGACTGTACAGCCGTTGCTTATGCCGGTTTGCAGAAAGATTTCATCACCGGTCGGGTGGTGATGATGGGGTGCCCGAAGTTTGATGATCAAGAGCTCTATGTTCAGCGGTTCATTGAGATTTTTCGCACACGAAAACTCAATTCGTTGACCATTTTGATCATGGAAGTGCCTTGCTGTCATTCCATGCTGCAGATCATCAGAACAGCCCTGGCCGCAGTTAAACCCGATTTTCCGATACGTCAGGTGATTGTTTCCACACACGGCGAGATCAAGGGGGAATCGACCTGGTAA
- the lysS gene encoding lysine--tRNA ligase yields METTSNLLKQRREKAETLAQSGVKLFNNTFKNPTPVAGILPLGVCLAAECRAESETPHRVAGRIMSMRKFGKAAFFHLQDASGRIQVYARRDLLGEEQFNLFKKWDIGDIVGVEGELFKTKTGELSLEALTMQLITKSLRPLPEKFHGLTDIETRYRQRYLDLIVNPESRDIFKKRVEIIRLIREFLSNRGFMEVETPMMQPVPGGATAKPFRTHHNALDTDLYLRIAPELYLKRLLVGGFEKVFEINRNFRNEGLSTRHNPEFTMLEFYQAYSSYHDLMDLTEEMISWLAHEITGTLDITYQGIPVNLAPPWQRLTMEEALEKIAGIDPAVLKDDTAVRALATKKGIELPPGAGPGKAKTELFELLVEEQLINPTFITSYPTEVSPLARRNDDDPTVTDRFELFITGREIANAFSELNDPVDQLQRFQKQIDGRGDDEEIHPVLDRDYVRALEYGMPPAAGEGIGIDRLVMLLTDAPSIRDVILFPQMKPETGE; encoded by the coding sequence ATGGAAACAACAAGCAACCTCCTCAAGCAACGACGCGAAAAAGCCGAAACCCTGGCGCAGTCCGGGGTTAAACTTTTTAACAATACCTTTAAAAACCCGACCCCTGTTGCCGGCATCCTTCCCCTGGGAGTTTGCCTGGCTGCGGAGTGCCGTGCTGAATCTGAAACACCTCACCGGGTGGCCGGCCGGATCATGTCGATGCGCAAGTTCGGCAAGGCCGCCTTCTTTCACCTGCAGGACGCCTCAGGGCGCATTCAGGTCTATGCGCGCAGGGACCTGCTTGGTGAAGAACAGTTCAACCTCTTTAAAAAATGGGATATCGGTGACATCGTTGGTGTTGAAGGCGAGTTATTCAAAACCAAAACCGGTGAGCTTTCGCTGGAAGCCCTGACAATGCAGCTGATCACCAAATCGCTGCGCCCATTACCGGAGAAATTCCATGGCTTGACTGACATTGAAACCCGCTACCGGCAACGGTACCTCGATCTGATTGTCAACCCGGAGAGTCGTGATATTTTTAAAAAACGGGTTGAAATCATCCGTCTCATCCGTGAGTTTCTGAGCAACCGTGGCTTTATGGAGGTTGAGACGCCTATGATGCAGCCGGTGCCCGGCGGCGCCACGGCCAAACCTTTCCGCACCCATCACAATGCCCTGGATACCGATCTCTACTTACGTATTGCCCCGGAACTCTATCTGAAACGACTCCTGGTGGGCGGGTTTGAAAAAGTGTTCGAAATCAACCGTAACTTCCGGAACGAAGGATTGTCCACCCGGCACAACCCGGAGTTCACCATGCTGGAGTTCTATCAGGCCTACTCAAGCTACCATGATCTCATGGATCTGACAGAGGAAATGATCTCCTGGCTGGCCCATGAGATCACCGGCACGCTGGACATCACCTACCAGGGAATACCGGTTAACCTCGCTCCCCCCTGGCAACGTTTAACCATGGAAGAGGCCCTGGAAAAAATCGCCGGTATTGATCCCGCCGTGCTCAAGGATGATACGGCAGTCAGAGCGCTCGCCACAAAAAAAGGTATTGAGCTGCCTCCCGGCGCTGGTCCGGGTAAAGCAAAAACCGAACTGTTTGAACTCCTGGTTGAAGAACAGCTGATCAATCCGACCTTTATCACCTCCTATCCGACTGAAGTTTCACCACTGGCCAGGCGTAACGATGACGACCCGACGGTTACGGACCGGTTTGAACTGTTTATCACCGGCCGGGAAATTGCCAATGCCTTTTCCGAACTTAATGACCCCGTCGATCAGCTGCAGCGCTTTCAAAAGCAGATCGACGGCCGTGGCGATGATGAGGAAATCCATCCGGTCCTGGACCGCGATTATGTCCGGGCTTTGGAGTACGGGATGCCGCCGGCGGCGGGTGAAGGGATTGGTATTGATCGACTGGTCATGCTGTTGACCGATGCACCTTCCATTCGTGATGTTATCCTTTTTCCGCAGATGAAGCCGGAAACCGGTGAATGA
- a CDS encoding ABC transporter ATP-binding protein, with product MNDTPLLQAVDLRKTYPSGRDTITVLNKVNLTVQPGEMTAIVGASGSGKTTLLQILGTLDTADSGTLLFQGVELSGKNESDLAEHRNRHLGFIFQFHHLLPEFSALENVMMPGLIHGRSHAELRKAAVGLLERVGLAKRLEHRSGELSGGEQQRVALARALIMSPALLLADEPTGNLDAASGQRVFELLQELSDHLHLAVVMVTHNMSLAGAMDHCLTLADGRLCSTA from the coding sequence ATGAATGACACTCCGCTTCTCCAAGCTGTGGACCTGCGCAAAACCTATCCGAGCGGTCGTGACACCATCACTGTACTCAACAAGGTCAACCTGACCGTGCAGCCCGGTGAGATGACCGCCATTGTCGGCGCTTCCGGATCGGGGAAAACCACTCTGCTCCAGATCCTTGGTACCCTGGACACGGCGGACTCCGGAACACTCCTGTTTCAAGGTGTTGAATTGAGCGGTAAAAACGAGTCTGATCTGGCTGAACACCGCAACCGCCACCTTGGCTTTATCTTCCAGTTCCATCACCTTCTTCCTGAATTTTCAGCCCTGGAGAACGTGATGATGCCCGGCCTCATTCATGGCCGCTCCCACGCTGAGCTGCGAAAAGCGGCTGTCGGACTGCTTGAACGGGTCGGCCTGGCCAAGCGATTGGAACACCGCAGCGGCGAACTGTCCGGAGGTGAACAGCAGCGTGTTGCCCTGGCACGCGCCCTCATTATGAGCCCGGCCCTGCTCCTTGCCGATGAACCGACCGGCAACCTGGATGCCGCCAGCGGCCAGCGGGTTTTTGAATTATTACAGGAGCTGAGTGATCATCTTCACCTGGCAGTGGTCATGGTCACCCATAACATGAGCCTGGCCGGGGCTATGGATCACTGTCTGACCCTGGCCGATGGTCGCCTCTGCTCCACCGCCTAA
- a CDS encoding class I SAM-dependent RNA methyltransferase, giving the protein MEQTVIIEKIVAGGKGLGRLANGQVVLVAGTLPGESLRVRVTQLRRGYVEAEIVQINETSPDRRQPPCPYYGRCGGCNFQHAAYPAQLAIKHAILNESLERARLPLPSESSPTLASPESLGYRFRLRLHLDQSGNLGFHQVATNTVVPIQRCLLATEPINRVLAKIAASDWPKRLSGQVKAVEIIQSPENDQVMLILHPHHGISMDHRLQDQMAALADVSLIHHQHKTSPSIPLSQRFSQHGRDYRLAWDHRCFFQTNCAQNAQLVQLAVDFLPQYPSASTVLDLFCGIGNFTVPIALQGARVVGVEHNRRSVHYAEENSRNCGLTTTRFVAADVERYLQTLVQQKEFFDCILCDPPRRGLGRAASLLAAGLAPKHIITISCDPATLARDLARITADGYRLTRLMPVDMFPQTHHIESIGLLERN; this is encoded by the coding sequence ATGGAACAAACCGTCATCATTGAAAAGATTGTTGCCGGCGGCAAGGGGCTCGGCAGACTGGCCAACGGTCAGGTCGTGCTTGTGGCAGGTACTCTGCCGGGTGAATCCCTCCGTGTCCGCGTCACCCAGCTACGCCGGGGGTATGTTGAGGCGGAAATTGTCCAGATCAACGAGACATCACCTGATCGAAGACAACCGCCCTGTCCCTACTATGGACGTTGCGGCGGCTGCAACTTCCAGCACGCTGCCTACCCTGCCCAGCTGGCGATCAAGCATGCCATTCTTAATGAATCACTTGAACGGGCCCGTCTGCCGCTTCCCAGCGAATCCTCCCCCACACTGGCCTCCCCCGAATCACTGGGGTATCGTTTTCGCCTGCGCCTGCACCTTGACCAGTCAGGCAATCTGGGATTTCATCAGGTTGCCACGAACACCGTGGTACCGATCCAGCGCTGTCTGCTGGCCACAGAACCGATCAACCGGGTGCTCGCCAAGATCGCTGCCAGTGACTGGCCCAAACGATTGAGCGGACAGGTCAAGGCCGTTGAGATCATCCAGAGTCCGGAAAATGATCAGGTCATGCTGATCCTCCACCCGCATCACGGCATCTCCATGGACCATCGTCTTCAGGATCAGATGGCTGCCCTTGCCGATGTAAGCCTTATCCACCACCAGCACAAGACTTCTCCCTCCATCCCGTTATCACAACGCTTCTCCCAGCATGGACGCGACTATCGTCTGGCCTGGGATCACCGCTGTTTCTTCCAGACAAACTGTGCCCAGAATGCTCAGCTGGTGCAGCTTGCTGTTGATTTTTTACCGCAATACCCCTCTGCATCAACTGTTCTGGATCTGTTTTGCGGCATCGGCAACTTTACCGTTCCGATAGCTCTCCAGGGCGCCAGGGTGGTCGGAGTCGAACATAATCGTCGAAGTGTTCATTATGCTGAGGAAAACAGCAGAAACTGCGGATTAACCACAACCAGGTTTGTTGCCGCCGATGTGGAACGCTACCTGCAAACACTTGTGCAGCAAAAAGAATTTTTTGACTGTATTCTCTGCGACCCGCCCCGCCGGGGTCTGGGCAGGGCTGCATCCCTGCTGGCAGCCGGGCTTGCGCCAAAACACATCATCACTATCTCCTGTGATCCGGCCACCCTGGCACGCGATCTTGCCCGGATCACCGCTGACGGGTATCGGCTGACCCGCCTCATGCCGGTCGACATGTTTCCGCAGACACATCACATCGAATCCATAGGGCTACTTGAAAGGAATTGA
- a CDS encoding lipoprotein-releasing ABC transporter permease subunit, with amino-acid sequence MTKPMASFEWFVSLRYLRAKRKQKFISLITLISILGVAVGVMALIVVLSVFTGFTEGLRDQIIGVNAHVLVQRFGSTITKPDEVAASIKTVQGVQATTPYIYGQALISSATQSTGLVLRGIDAGSAVQVLGIDKKMVAGRLADLDKPTEIPSIVMGIDMARQLRVGLGDKVRLISPNGPLSPMGVLPKIRTCMVAGLFETGMFEYDSTMGYVNLETARSLTDLRQGVHGIEIRVHDIDAAHRTAAAIQQVLGHEYSVRDWMQLNQNLFAALKLEKLGIFIALDLIILVAALNIISALIMMVMEKNRDIAILKSMGATTRAIMRIFFYQGMLIGLVGTFLGMLSGLGLCALLKRYKIIELPSNVYPMSTMPIKVVPFDVTVIALSALLITLVATLYPSWKASRIRPAEALSYE; translated from the coding sequence ATGACCAAACCCATGGCCTCCTTTGAATGGTTTGTCAGCCTGCGGTACCTGCGGGCTAAACGAAAGCAGAAATTCATCTCCCTGATCACTTTGATTTCCATTCTCGGAGTGGCTGTCGGTGTCATGGCCCTCATCGTTGTCCTGTCGGTATTTACCGGGTTCACTGAAGGTCTGCGTGATCAAATCATCGGCGTGAATGCCCACGTCCTGGTGCAGCGATTCGGCTCGACCATCACCAAGCCTGATGAGGTCGCCGCATCCATAAAAACAGTCCAGGGCGTCCAGGCAACCACTCCCTACATCTACGGGCAGGCCCTGATCAGCTCAGCGACCCAGTCCACCGGCCTGGTCCTGCGGGGCATTGATGCCGGCAGCGCCGTGCAGGTGCTCGGTATCGACAAAAAAATGGTGGCCGGAAGATTGGCTGATCTTGACAAGCCCACCGAGATCCCCTCCATTGTCATGGGTATCGACATGGCACGGCAACTTCGGGTCGGACTCGGTGACAAGGTTCGTCTGATCTCACCCAACGGCCCCCTTTCGCCCATGGGTGTGCTCCCCAAGATCCGCACCTGCATGGTGGCCGGCCTGTTTGAAACAGGTATGTTCGAGTACGACTCCACCATGGGATATGTCAATCTGGAGACCGCTCGCAGCCTCACTGATCTGCGCCAGGGCGTACACGGTATTGAGATCCGGGTACACGACATCGATGCTGCGCACCGAACGGCCGCAGCCATCCAGCAGGTGCTTGGTCACGAGTATTCGGTCCGTGACTGGATGCAACTGAACCAGAACCTGTTTGCAGCGCTTAAGCTGGAAAAACTCGGTATCTTTATTGCCCTGGACTTGATTATCCTGGTCGCTGCCCTCAACATCATCAGTGCCCTGATCATGATGGTCATGGAAAAAAACCGGGATATCGCCATCCTTAAATCCATGGGCGCCACCACCAGGGCCATCATGCGTATCTTTTTCTATCAGGGCATGCTCATCGGGCTTGTCGGCACATTCCTGGGTATGCTCAGTGGTCTTGGCCTCTGTGCGTTACTCAAACGGTACAAGATCATTGAACTGCCGAGCAACGTCTATCCCATGTCCACCATGCCCATCAAAGTGGTACCGTTCGATGTCACGGTTATCGCCCTCTCCGCTCTGCTCATCACTCTGGTCGCCACACTCTATCCATCGTGGAAAGCATCGCGGATCCGTCCTGCCGAGGCCCTCAGTTATGAATGA
- a CDS encoding shikimate kinase — translation MKSNLTLIGMPGAGKSTVGIILAKNLSLGFIDTDVLIQINRQKSLQQILDDSGHLVLRAIEEEEILKLNVSNHVIATGGSAAYSEKAMAHLKAMSTVIFLDVSFQEIKRRIRNFDSRGIAKAGNQTFQELYDERQILYRKHAELIVDCDGMDQEEVAGYIARAIGR, via the coding sequence ATGAAGAGCAATCTCACGCTGATCGGGATGCCGGGGGCCGGAAAGAGTACGGTCGGCATCATCCTTGCTAAGAACTTGTCACTGGGATTTATTGACACCGACGTACTCATCCAGATCAATCGGCAGAAGTCTTTGCAACAGATCCTTGACGACAGCGGTCATCTTGTGCTGCGAGCCATTGAAGAGGAGGAGATCCTCAAGCTCAATGTCAGCAACCATGTGATCGCCACCGGTGGCAGTGCCGCCTACAGTGAAAAGGCCATGGCTCATCTCAAGGCGATGTCGACCGTTATCTTTCTTGATGTCTCGTTCCAGGAAATCAAACGTCGTATCCGTAACTTTGACTCACGTGGCATTGCCAAGGCTGGAAATCAGACATTCCAGGAACTCTACGATGAGCGCCAGATACTGTACCGGAAGCATGCGGAGCTGATCGTAGACTGTGACGGTATGGACCAGGAAGAGGTTGCCGGGTACATCGCCCGGGCGATTGGCCGTTAA
- a CDS encoding flagellar basal body L-ring protein FlgH produces the protein MVRPLLHLIPTVLIIAALGLSGCSTSKPLPRQTAPPAAVQTDPPAKSHPRTPAPKITGKPKTTISAAKQSVLVSERNRASCYRLQPGKTSTRMIKKHIPAKKAATAAHLAKKDATATTAKPMTTVTRMVTTTSRCQPQSLIYARCRTGIDTCKLGDTSPVQWFACAKNNSATTFEPVAGSVLVLDRNARRGMPTGHPVYVEEVLPSTDNIWQLRISHTNYDRKCHLDQDATVLFNSTEMTASFMTGPWAPWAKDLKALGFIVR, from the coding sequence ATGGTACGGCCTCTCTTACATCTTATCCCTACAGTGCTGATCATTGCTGCTCTTGGTCTCTCCGGTTGCAGCACTTCCAAACCGTTACCCCGGCAGACGGCTCCACCGGCGGCCGTACAGACGGATCCCCCCGCCAAAAGTCATCCCCGGACCCCTGCACCAAAGATTACAGGCAAACCAAAGACCACCATCAGTGCAGCCAAACAGTCTGTCCTTGTAAGTGAACGCAACCGGGCCTCCTGTTACCGTTTACAGCCGGGGAAAACGTCCACCAGGATGATCAAAAAACACATTCCGGCAAAAAAAGCGGCCACAGCTGCTCATCTCGCCAAAAAAGATGCAACAGCCACGACTGCCAAGCCCATGACGACCGTGACCAGGATGGTTACAACCACCAGTCGCTGCCAACCACAGAGTTTGATCTATGCCCGCTGTCGCACCGGTATTGACACGTGTAAGCTCGGGGATACAAGCCCGGTGCAGTGGTTTGCCTGCGCAAAAAACAACAGCGCCACCACTTTCGAGCCGGTTGCCGGATCGGTCCTGGTGCTGGACAGAAACGCCCGCCGCGGCATGCCCACCGGCCACCCTGTCTACGTTGAAGAGGTGCTCCCGAGCACTGATAATATCTGGCAGTTGCGCATCAGCCATACCAACTATGATCGCAAATGCCATCTTGACCAGGATGCCACTGTTCTCTTTAATTCTACAGAGATGACCGCATCCTTCATGACCGGGCCATGGGCACCCTGGGCCAAGGATTTAAAAGCGCTTGGATTTATTGTCCGCTGA